GGGAACAACATCCTGCAGCTTCCCTTTCAGATCGAGGATCATCTGGCGGGCAGTCTTTTTCCCTACGCCGGGAAACTTCGTCAGGAAGCTTTCATTCTCTTCTTCGATCGCAGTGATCACCTGCTGTGGTGCACCGGAGGCAAGGATTGCCAAGGCACCCTTTGGACCGATCCCTGATACATTTAATAGTTTCATAAAGAGCAGCTTCTCTTCGATTGATAGAAATCCGTAAAGAGCAATAAGGTCCTCCCTTACATGCTGGTATGTAAAAATCTGAATCTCTTGATTCTGATACTTGGAATACACGAACGGGTTCGCCGTGTACAGCTGATAGCCGATCCCGTTGTTCTCCACCACGACATACTCGGGCCCGACTTGACTCACGGTCCCTTTAATATATTCGTACATTCAAATCGCTCCCTGTGTGCTATATCACATGACATTTCGTCATGTTTCTTTAAAAAGTCATATAAAACCTATTGTATCATATCACTATTTAAAACGGGGAGAAAGATGGACCGGAATGAAACACTTGTTCTAAGAGCAGGATGGCTTGGGCAAAAGGATCGTGTCAGAGGGGATCACTCAATCTGCGTCGGACCTCCGCTTTTTTGGCGGAAGGGTGATCCTTATCCGAACCAACAGGATGATCGTGCATGAAAATAGAAAAATCCGGATGCATTCGATTTTCATCAATCACATGAGTGTCGAATATCGTCCGGATTTCCCTTCACCTTATGGAAGATAGGCGCTGCCACTTCCGATGATTATTTAGGTACAGAATAAGGCTTATATTGTTCAAGTACCTCTTCATATTCCTGCTTTGACTTGATGGGGATGCCTTTGACCAAATCTTCATGCCGTTTGCTTTCAAGCTTTCCGACATCGATTTGAAAGAAAGATTGAATGATCTCGGCCTGCCCCGGCTTGCCGTTGAAAATGGAGAGGACACCCCTTTCGGAAATCCCGAAATACCCGTTCGTCTTCAGCAGAGGGGAGATATCATCCATCTGTCTTTGGAAAACAACCTGATCTTCCGTCATGTCGATCAGCTGCCATTGTTCGTATGTGGCCCAGAAATCTTCCATGCTCCAGATCGTTTCCTGCACGATTTCTTCACTCACTTCACCATCAAGGTACACCCTTTCCAGAATGACCGTAATCGTGTGGGCCGAAGCCACCTCTGCAGGTGTTTCATTCAGCTCCAGCAAAGAATTCCCATCGGCAGCCTGTTTCTCCTCAGAATAAAAGAACGTAAAGTAAAATGCACCAATTAACAACATCACCATAAACACGATCCGAACCTTCATCGTCATCGTGATCACCTCGAACTTAATTTATGTACCACTCTATCCACTAGTCTTTCCAAACCCTGTTCACAATATCCACCACAATGGATATTTTAGGGACGGACCTTTATAAAAAAAGACTGTTTTCGTAAACATTGTGGCTTTTAAAAAAGCGAGATGCGGTTGATTTCCGCTCCAGATGCTCGCTTTCCAGGGATGGCGGTGAGCCTCCTCGGACTTCGTCCTGCGGGGTCTCACCTGTCCATCAGTTCCCGCAGGAGTCGATCATCTTCCGCTCCAATCAACCATCGAAGATAAAAACCATAAATCCACGGAATTAACTGCTTATTCATCTTCTAAATAGTAGTGATAAACTTAATTCAAGTACATACCCCTTGATTCATTGATTTATTACGCAGTCTCAAATTACTGAAGCTGCTCACATTAACACCTTATAGCAACAATCTATGCGAAAAGAGCCTCATAAAAAAGACTACCCAAGAGATCGACTCTTAAAGTAGTCCTTCATTGCTATTGTTTGATGCGGTTCTTCAAGGTGGTAAACATATCGTGGAGGTCGAAATTGATTCCGTCCCTTGGCCCTCCGTCACGAAGGTCATTATCGATGTTTCTTACCCTGCTGAACGTCCCTTCATCGGTCACGACCGAAACCGTCCGTCCGTGAAGATACGGCTGCACGGCTTTTTTCACTCTGGCCTTCGTTTCGTCCACTTTGCTGTGATCATCAAGTTCGATCGCAATCAGGACGTCAGACCCATAAGCGACAGCACGGACGTCGCTGACATTTTCCACCTTACCGGTCACATCACCGATCTTCTCAGCCAAATCCCCTTCATAGGCAGTATAATAAGATCTTTTCGCTTTCCGTGTATTGTCATCGAGGTGCCCGTGATAATTTGCATCTCCGTGGCTCGCACGGGCATCCTGCTTCAGGAAATTCTCATCATATTCTGCAAGGGGGCTTGATGGATTCCGTGGATTTCCGTTTTCATCCTTGACTTGAAGGAATTTACGTTTCTGCTTCCGGATATCCTGGCCTTCTTTCCCGACAGAATGATCATACATTTCGGTCAGAGGTCCGTCCCTCTCATCACGTTCATCACCGCCATGGCCTTCGTTTGAGTAGAAGCCAAGCGGTTCATAGGAGTCTGAATATCGATCCTGCGCTTTTTCTTCACCGCTATTGCATGCTGTCAGACCCGCTGTCATGACGAGAGTCAATGGGACCATGAATAATCGTTTATCCAATGGTGATTCCTCCTTCAACCCGATACTTGAGCAGAATGCTGCTCACCATTAGGTTGTGAAAGGAAGCACCCCTTCATTCAATCAATGTTTGGATTCATCCCCTGCAATTGGTTAATGATCCGTCGCACTTCCCCGTGAAGCTCTTGATTGAACTGCATTCTCTCCGGGAATTGCCGGATCGTGATGTTCATTAAATATCCCCATACCCGTTGCTTATAGTACTGATCTTCACGTATGAATCGATTCCATTCCCTGAATACATCTGTGGGATACATTAATCCAATATAAAACAGGAGCTCATTTTCATACTTCCGGAAAGCGTCCAGCTGTTTGAGTTCAGAGAGGGACCAATTCACATATGGCAGGATACGGTTGGCGTACTGCAGGTCATCGGTCATTTCTGTAGAACGGGACATCAAATCGAAATCAATCATATACACCCTTCCATTTTTCCCACGCAAAAAATTATGGTGGGCCACGTCACCATGGGTGATGCATGTGGCAAACGCAGGATGATTGATTGACTTTAATTCCTTTAACGACCATCTGCCCCATTCTAAATACGTGTACAAATAATAAGGCTGAATGAACGCTTGCAGATAGGGAAGATTATATTGAAATTGAATCATGCGCTTTTTCCATTTTTTCAACCATTTATACTGAGGCACTTCTTCTGTCCATGAGTGACGGATCCGCTTGGAAACGGAGTGGAATTTCTTTAATACGTTCAATGCATCCTGCCGGTCCTTCGGGTGATCATATGAAATCGGCCGGGACGTTTCCAACCAGGTGGTGATCCCGATCGGAAACCCTTCGAATAAGAGCATCTCCCTGTCATGGATCGGATGAAACGGGAGGACATGATGGAAATTCGCTTGAATCAAGTCCCCGATCAGCCGTTCCTGCAACAGGAATTTCAATTGATTCGGATACCGTTTGACAAACCATTTCGTGCCATGGGTCTTCAGCACCCACTTCCCGTCTTTTATCCGTTTCAGGGTTGCGCCGGGATCGTTCATCTTTCTTTGTAAAAAAGAAAGGAGACGATGTGAATAATCGTCCCCTCGTGCATGCATGTTATCCTTCAAAGTCGTCATCGTTGAAATTCGGCATTGCAAATGGTCTTGGACCGAACATCCCCTGGGGTCCCATCTGCATTCCCTGACCTTGAGGTCCCATCGGCATCCCTTGCGGCCCCATTTGCATTCCCTGGCCGGGCATTTGTCCGGGCATTCCTTGACCCATCATTCCCGGTCCGAAGCCGTAGGGCTGCTGCTGCATTCCTTGGGGCATCTGTTGTTGCATTCCTTGAGGCATTTGCTGCATTCCTTGGGGCATCTGTTGTTGCATTCCTTGAGGCATTTGCTGCATGCCTTGAGGCATCTGCTGCTGCATCATCGGATGAGGCATCATCGGACCGAATCCTTGAGGTCCGCCGCATCCACAATCACCTGGATCACTTGCCCCCATCACGTTTGACGGCTGACCCATCGGCATTTGCGCTCCCATGACATTGGACGGCTGACCCATCGGCATCTGGTATCCGTTCATCATCGGCGGCGACTCTTCTGTCGATGCTCCCTGGACTTGACCGCCCGGCCCCATCATCCCCGGCATTCCGCCTTGGAATCCTGGTCCCGGCATGACCGGTGAAACAGGATAACAATGCTGCGGGAACATTTGCGGCGGCATTTGAGGCGCTTGCCCTTCATCAGAAGCGCCCATCACCCCGGACGGCTGACCCATCGGTTGTTGCATTGGCATTTGCATCGGCATTTGCATTGGATTCTGCATTGGATTCTGCATATGCATAGGCATTTGCATCGGATGCTGCATCGGCATCTGGCCTTGAGGCATGTATGGCATGACTGATGATGATTCATCGTCATATCCCATCTGCTGCATCATTGGCATATTCTGCATGCCAGGCATGGACTGAGCACCTTGAACCTGACCGCCTGGTCCCATCGGCATTCCATATCCGGCACCTGGATGCATCCCCCCTGGAGGCGGGCAGAAGCCTGGTCCTGGCATTACAGGCGAAACAGGTACGCAATTATTCGGGTTATTGTACATAGGCTGTGCGTTTCCTCCTTGTGATGGCATTTGTAAGCTTTCTTCTTCTTGAACACCTTTTACGGCTTCTTGCTTTGGTTTTGGCTGTTCTTTCGCTTTCGGGAGCACATTGGTCGGTTTAGGCGGGGATTTCGGCTTCGGCTTCATTTGCTGTTTCGGCTGCTGCACCTGCATGTTTGCCATATTCATCATGTAGTAATTGTTGATATCGATTTCAGGGACAACTGGCTGGGGCATTTTTGGCGTGAATGGCTTTTGGGCTTCTTTCGGCTTTTCTTTCTTCGTTTCCTGCACCGGCATGGCCATAGGTTTCTGCTCTTTGAATGGATGCTCCGCTTTAGGCATCTCTTTCTTCGGCATCTCCTTGGATCCGTAATTGATTTGTGTCTCTTTTTTCACAGATCCGCCTGTAGTCGGCACTTTGATTTTCATCCCCGGCATGATCATATCGGGGTTTGAAAGCTGGGCGTTCATCTGTTTTAATTCTTCGAAATTCACGCCGTACTTCTTGGCGATTTTCCAAAGAGTATCTCCTTTTTGAACAATATGGATTTTCACTCTATTTTCCCTCCTCAGGCATAAGTCTATATATCCTATGACAAGATAGGCAAATTGCTAATCATCTACATAAAAACTTATGAGATATCAAAAAAAAATATACCGTCCCGGACGTCCGGGACAGTATATTTCAATTGATCATTTCTGAGTGATGATGCCTCATGCCCGTGATAACATGCGCTCCAGAGCAAAAATGGCATTCTCCGATACCTTTTCATCCACCTTGATGATATTTCTCGGATTTCCTTCTACAATATTTTCAAGGGACCATAAGAGGTGGGGCAAATCGATGCGATTCATTGTCAAACAAGGACACATATAAGGATTCAGGGAAACGATCTCCTTATCAGTGTGTTGATCGATCAATCTTTTCACAAGATTCATTTCTGTGCCGATCGCCCATTTCGAGCCGGCTTCGGACTGTTCAATCGTGTCGATGATGTATTTCGTGCTTCCATTCATATCGGATTTCTCTACAACTTCCCGGCGGCATTCCGGGTGGACGATGATATTCATGTCAGGATGCTTACTCCGCACATCTTCAATATTTTTCACTGTGAAATTTTCATGCACGGAACAATGCCCTTTCCACAGAATCACCTTTATATCCCCCAGTTCCCCTTCAAAAGCAAGCTCATTCATCACCGGATCCCAAACGGCCATTTCAGTCAGGGCTACACCAAGGTCGGCAGCTGTATTGCGCCCCAGATGCTGATCGGGCAGGAACAGGATGCGCGGCTTTTCACCCAGCGCCCATTCTACCATCCTGTGGGCATTCGAAGACGTGACCGTCGCCCCACCATTCTTTCCGACGAAGCTTTTGATCGCCGCAGTCGAATTCACGTAGGTGAGCGGAAGGATCGTGTCACCGAATATGTCCATGAGGATTTCCCAGGCTTTTTCTGTTTGATAAATATCTGCCATATCGGCCATGGAACAGCCAGCCCTCATGTCAGGGAGGATGACCGACTGATTTCCATCAGTTAAGATATCAGCCGTTTCAGCCATAAAATGAACCCCGCAAAACACAATGTATTCTGCGTCTTTATTACGGGCGGAAATTTGCGCAAGCTGAAGGGAATCACCGACGGCATCGGCGAATTGAATCACTTCATCCTTTTGGTAGTGATGCCCTGGAATAAACAGCTTCTTGCCCAAAAGGTCTTTGATTTCCCTTACCCTCTCCTCCATTTGTTCGGTTGTAAGATTGGTGATGCTTTGCGGCAACATGCCCGTTTCCTTCGTTAATTCATCAAGTAACCCCATGTTCATACCCCTTTCCCAATTGTGACCCTTGCACTGATGTCTAATGATTTCACTGAATGGGTCAAGTATCCGAGAGAAATATACTGAACCCCTGTCGCCCCGTACTCAGCCAGACGGTCCCTCGTGATTCCCCCGGAAGCTTCCGTTACGATATGGGAAGGGACAAGCGGAATCCATGATGCAATCTCCTCAGGACTGCAGTTATCGAACATAATGACATCTGCCCCGCTTTCGACCGCTTCAATCAACTGCTCTTTCGTTTCAATTTCCACTTCCACCTTCACCATATGACCGACCTTCGCCTTCACCATCTTCACCGCTTCAGCGATGGATCCTGCGAAGGAAATATGATTGTCCTTCAGCATGACACCGTCGTAAAGACCATTCCGATGATTGAACCCGCCACCGGTCCGAACCGCATATTTCTCAAGCATCCTGAGTCCCGGTGTCGTTTTCCGCGTATCACAGATCCTCACCCCGGTGCCATTCACCTCCTGGACGGCCCGATACGTCTCAGTCGCAATACCGCTCAGGCGCTGTATCAGATTCAGTACCACCCGTTCAGCCTGCAGGAGATCACCCATCGGACCCTTGATTGCGGCAATCCGCTGCCCTCTTTCGACCCATTCCCCGTCTTCTGCAAATACCTGGACGTGGATGTCAGGATGAAAGAGACTGAAACCTGTTTCGATCACTCCTTTTCCGCAAAAAATCCCTTCCTCTTTCATATAAAAGGAAAAAGAACCTTCGTCATCCGTAAACAAGGTGTCAGACGACAGGTCCCCATCGCCGAGATCTTCAAGATAAAACGCTTCAAGCATAGATTTCAGTTTCATTTTGTTCATGATATCCCACCTTCAATCTCCCTTGATTATGTTGTATAATCAGCTTTCGTTTCCGCCAGGCTTCAGCTTCCCACGGGTAATCGGCACGAATATGCCCTCCCCTGCTCTCTGTCCTTCTAAGTGCCGACTCGGTAACAAGCAGGCTGACAATCCAGAAGAAATAGCGTTGAATTTCTTCCCGGCTGTCACAATCAAGCGGCCTTTCGAAAGTCAAAGGCTGTTCTTTAAGCCAGTTCAAATGGGACAACAGTCTTTCTTCATCCCGGATGATTCCCGCATGACGAATCATTCTCTCTTTGATTTCTTCTTCTGTATACGGAATGGAAAGGGCATTTTTTTCCTGTACAGGCATGAGTGCGCATCCAATGGTCGGGGAGATTCCCTTCTCGATGAGATGATCCCCGAGCCTGTCACCATATACCAATCCTTCCAGAAGTGAATTGCTCGCCAAGCGGTTTGCACCATGAACCCCGCTGCAGGCAACCTCTCCAATCGCGTACAGCCCAGGTATACTCGTGCGTCCGACAGAATCGGTCACGACTCCCCCCATGATGAAATGACATCCGGGTGAAACCGGGATTCTTCCGTCTTCAATGGGGACACCATGTTTTCTGCAGAGACGTGTAATCGAAGGGAATTTCCTCTCGAAATCATCGATCGGACTGATATCCAGATACACGTCCCTTCCCCTTTCTCTTTCCCTGAAGATGCATTCGGCCACAATGTGACGGGGAGCAAGCTCCATGAGGGGATCTACGCCTTCCATGATCCTCTCACCCACATCATTCAACAGCAGCGCACCTTCACCCCTCACTGCCTCTGAAATCAGGCCGCGCGTTTTTCCTTCCACTGTAAGCAGGGTCGGATGAAATTGGATGAATTCCATATCCGCAAGCTCTGCCCCTGCAAGAAACGCAAGGGCCATCCCATCCCCTGTAACCGCGGGATGATTGGAGGTTGCCGGATAAAGCCCGCCGATCCCCCCTGTTGCGAGGACTACGTGTGAAGCATGATACATACGGGTTTGCCGCTTATCCTTCGACTTCAGCCCGCAGCAACGGCCCCTTTCATCTTTCAGGAGCTCATACACCATTTCATCTTCATGGAACGTGACCTTTTCTTCAGAGAGTGTTCCAAGCAGGTGTTTCATGATATATTTTCCGGTCTGATCCCCGCCTCCATGCAGGATCCGGTTGTGACTGTGGGCACCTTCCATCCCGAGGGAAAGCTGTCCATCAACATCCCTGTCAAAAGGTGCACCTTCTTCAACCAGCATTTCTACCATTCTTTTACCATCTATAATGAGTTTGTGAATAAGATCTTCATCCCCGTGGAACCGTCCTGCTTCCAACGTATTTTCCACATGTGATCTGATCGTATCATTCAACCCGAGTGGCGCTGCGATCCCCCCTTGTGCAAGATACGAGTTGCCACTATGAATGCTTCCCTTTGTGATAATCCTCACATAATAATGATCCTGAAGCCGCCGTGCCAATTGCAGTGCTGCTATGCCACTTCCTACGATGATAATATCGGTTTTTTCCATCAAAAACCCTCCTGATTATTTACAGGTGTCTTGACACATATATTTACACAAATTTAAACTAATGACAAGAGTTTTTTACTGGACTCATAGATTCAGAGGCTAAACTAACAAAGGCAGGTTATAAAATGAACTATTTCGATTACGCCGCTACCACCCCTGTAAACCTGGATAGTCTGCACGTTTTCCGCACTGTCAGTGAAGAATTCTGGGGAAACCCGAGCAGCCTTCACGATACTGGCGGGTCAGCGCTGCAGCTGCTGACAAAATGCCGGGAAACATTGGCAGACATGCTCTCTGTTCCATCAAAAGGCCTTTACTTCACCTCAGGCGGAACAGAAGGAAACCATATGGCTCTCGTCACCATGGCACTTGGCAGACAGAAACAAGGCAAGCACATCATCATAGGGGCAGGGGAGCATTCATCCGTCCATTCCTCTGCCGCCTTTCTTGAAAAATTGGGTTACTCCGTCTCTAAGATCCCCTTAACTTCCGAGGGATTGATCGATCTGCCCCTGCTGGAACAAGCGATTACAGACGAAACGACTGTTATCAGTATCGGATTTGTCAACGGGGAAATCGGGACGATCCAGCCTCTCAAGCGTGTGAAGGATGTGCTGGGAGACCGGGGGATTCTCCTCCACAGTGACATGGTGCAGGCATTTGGCAAGATCGACATCTCAGCACTCACCTCCGTCGTAGACAGCTTCACCCTCTCTTCCCATAAAATCTATGGACCAAAAGGGGTTGGCGCCGTGTACATCGATCCGGCCCTTGCCCTGTCACCGATGATTCCGGGACAGAGTCATGAAGGCGGATTCAGAGGCGGAACCGTGAATCTGCCTGGAATCGCAGGATTTGTTGCGGCTGCGAGCCTTCAATCAGAAGGTCCGGCACTCTCGCATTACAATAAGCTGCGGTCTTATTTCCTTTCCCGGCTGAATGAGAGGATTCCCCGTTCCTTCACACTGTATGAAGGCCCGGAAGATGCACAGCTTCCCCACGTGGTCGGACTCGGACTCCACGGCATCGAGGGGCAGTGGCTTATGCTCGAATGCAACCGCAGGGGGATCGCCATCTCCACCGGCAGCGCGTGCGGTTACGGAAGCATGGCGAAAACCATGACCGCCATGGCCGTGAGCAGGCAGGCTGGTAAAGAATTCATCAGGATCTCATTCGGGAAGGACACCGATGAAAATCAAATCGACACCCTGGTGTCCGCATTATCTGCCATACACACAGAACACGCTGCTGCCTTAACTTAAAGATCGACTTGTGGTATGATTTCCTATATGAATTCGGGGACGGAGGAGATACCTTTGACAGGAAAGAAAATCCTCGGGGATGAAAGAAGACAGTGGATCCTCGATAAATTAATGACAAAACCAGCCCCTATAACAGGCGGCGAACTGGCGAAGCAGACCAACGTCAGCAGGCAGGTGATCGTCAGCGACATCACCCTCCTCAAAGCAAAAGGAGAGCCGATCATCGCAACGAGCCAGGGCTATCTCTACATGCCTGCTTCCAATCAGGAAACCATGATCGAACGGACGGTTGCATGTCACCACCCGCCTGAGAGATCTCAGGAAGAACTCAACTTACTCGTCGACCACGGCGTCACCGTCAAAGATGTAAAAATCGAACACGGCGTATACGGAGACCTGACCGCTTCCATCATGGTCTCAAACCGCAAAGAAGTCGAGCAGTTCATGAAAAGGATCGAAGAAACAGGCGCTTCCTTCCTCTCAGAATTGACCGACGGCGTCCATCTCCACACGCTGATGGCACCAACTGAACAAGCGTTGGAAACAGCCGAAAAAGCCCTTCAGGATGCAGGTTTTTTAATTCAAACCCATAGCTGATGCTCTTTGCACCAAAAAAAGTCAGATCCATAAGCGGATCTGACTTTTTTGTGTACCGTTTTGATAAGATATCGGCGGAATATTAATTTTAACGGCGAAATCTGTGATATAACGGCGATATTTTTATTTTATCGGCGAAATCCAGGATTTAACGGCTAAATCAAATTTTTATCGACGAAACCGGGACTTCCCCTTCCTCCCCGAAACGCCTCATCCACCGACCTCAAAACTCACTCCCCCAAAAGATAAGACCGGTACGTCCCGATCATCTTCACCTTGCATCCGAGGGCTTCCATTTCACTGATCGCGCCCGGCAGGAGGACGTCATCCATGCCGTGTGCCACATCAATCAAGAAGAAATAATCTCCGAGGCCTGTCTTTAACGGCCTGGATTCGATTTTACTCAAGTTCAGCTGTCTCCAGGCGAAAGTGGAAAGAACTTGATGCAGCGCCCCGGAGCGGTCTTTCGGGAGCGTGACCATCAAGGTTGTCTTCTCTGTGGACTGCTTTTGAGAAAGCGACAGGGTTTCTGCGTTTTTGTGAAGCACGATGAACTTTGTATGATTATAGGCAAAATCATGGATGTTCTCATGGCGGATCGTTAATCCGTATTTCTTCGCTGCAAGCTCGTTTCCGATCGCACCAAGGAACGTGTCCGGATGTTCACTCACGAATTTAGCGGCGGCAGCTGTACTCGTCGTTTGTTCCAGAGGTACACCTTTATAGTGACGATGTAAAAACTTATGACACTGTGCAAGTGCATGGGAATGGGACAGGATCTTCAGAATCTGCCCGTTTTCTCCATTCCAGTCTGGATGTACCATGAGATGCTGCTGGATGGGCGACGTGAGCTCAGCCACAATCGATAGATTCGCCTCATGGAACAGATAATCGACCGTGATGTGAACAGAGCCTTCCAGGGCATTCTCAAGGGGTACCACGGCATAGTCCACTTCGTCCTCGATCACCGCTTCGATACAGTCGGGGATCGTGACATATGATACGGTCTCTTCTTCTGGAAAGGCCTTCTGGACAGCAAGATCCGTAAAGGAAGCCCGTGGTCCTAAATATGCTATTTTCACTCTACTCTTCCTTTCAGTTGCTACAAATTTATTTGAACATTCTAACATGTATGGGTCGAAAGAGAAAGAGCCATACGAAAATCCCTTGAAACAAAAAAATAGAAGCATCAGGCTCCCGAGCCCAACACTTCTACTTTTTCTACGAATTCTAATCG
The nucleotide sequence above comes from Bacillus sp. KH172YL63. Encoded proteins:
- the pheA gene encoding prephenate dehydratase — protein: MKIAYLGPRASFTDLAVQKAFPEEETVSYVTIPDCIEAVIEDEVDYAVVPLENALEGSVHITVDYLFHEANLSIVAELTSPIQQHLMVHPDWNGENGQILKILSHSHALAQCHKFLHRHYKGVPLEQTTSTAAAAKFVSEHPDTFLGAIGNELAAKKYGLTIRHENIHDFAYNHTKFIVLHKNAETLSLSQKQSTEKTTLMVTLPKDRSGALHQVLSTFAWRQLNLSKIESRPLKTGLGDYFFLIDVAHGMDDVLLPGAISEMEALGCKVKMIGTYRSYLLGE